A single Pirellulaceae bacterium DNA region contains:
- the sdhB gene encoding succinate dehydrogenase iron-sulfur subunit: protein MHARQSARKIQVKILRQQSPNQPAYWERHRVEYEENMNVISLLQKIAAQATTADGQSVCPVAWECGCLEEVCGSCTMVINGRVRQSCSALVDRLLDENGTEIELRPMTKFPVLRDLVVDRSRLFRGLQRVKAWVPVDSYGDLGAGPRQSRQQQEQAYPLSECMSCGCCLDACPQYQKAELVRNPGETDQQFAQRQKAAFDQQFLGAAVISQAMLFNAHPVGNALQEDRLETLQGPGGVHECGNSQNCVAVCPKAIPLTTSIGRAGRATTVHLLKKLFGA from the coding sequence ATGCACGCTCGTCAGTCAGCCCGTAAAATTCAGGTCAAAATTCTTCGCCAACAGAGCCCTAACCAGCCCGCCTACTGGGAGCGGCATCGAGTAGAGTACGAAGAGAATATGAACGTCATTAGCTTGCTGCAAAAGATTGCTGCTCAAGCTACGACCGCTGACGGCCAAAGCGTTTGCCCAGTTGCTTGGGAATGCGGATGTCTCGAGGAAGTGTGCGGTTCCTGCACCATGGTCATCAATGGTCGCGTTCGCCAGAGCTGTTCGGCACTGGTTGATCGGTTGTTGGATGAAAATGGCACTGAGATCGAACTGCGTCCGATGACCAAGTTTCCGGTACTGAGAGACTTAGTGGTCGACCGCAGCCGACTGTTTCGCGGACTGCAGCGCGTCAAAGCGTGGGTGCCGGTCGACAGTTACGGTGATTTGGGGGCTGGTCCTCGGCAAAGCCGTCAGCAGCAAGAGCAGGCCTACCCGCTGAGTGAATGTATGAGTTGCGGTTGTTGTTTGGACGCATGTCCGCAATATCAAAAAGCGGAACTAGTTCGCAATCCAGGGGAAACGGATCAGCAGTTTGCGCAACGCCAGAAGGCCGCTTTTGATCAGCAATTTCTAGGTGCGGCGGTGATAAGCCAGGCGATGTTATTCAACGCGCATCCAGTAGGTAATGCCTTGCAAGAAGATCGCCTGGAGACTTTGCAAGGTCCTGGCGGCGTGCATGAGTGTGGCAATTCACAGAATTGCGTCGCGGTATGCCCAAAAGCTATTCCATTGACCACATCCATTGGACGAGCCGGTCGAGCGACGACGGTCCACCTACTGAAAAAACTGTTTGGAGCCTAA
- the sdhA gene encoding succinate dehydrogenase flavoprotein subunit, which translates to MAASRVVVVGGGLAGLAASMKLAELGIAVDLISLTPVKRSHSVCAQGGINSCNDQTRQLGDSEWKHFDDTIYGGDFLQHQPPVKEMSYWAPKVIDLMDRLGVPFNRTQEGFIDRRRFGGTLYKRTAFAGATTGQQLLYALDEQVRRWEVDAMVRKFEFWDFLGPVLDDEGRCVGAVAQDMVSMEIRAFPAEATIVASGGCGLIYGRSTMSVFCNGSAASRCLQVGAKYGNAEFIQVHPTAIPGADKLRLMSESARGEGGRVWVPRQPQDSRPPKSIPESERYYFLEDRYPKYGNLVPRDIATREIFDICVNEGLSVESQRMCVYLDLTHIARPELDRKLGGILDIYEKFQGVDPRQVPMKIFPAVHYSMGGLWVDYAKSSDGGLQAGHPRNQATNIPGLYAIGECDYQYHGANRLGANSLLSCIFSGLFVGPCIETYINGQAKAAVDLRSSVYERAVAQEQRRHQQLLANTGGENPYLIHQELGDVMTRAATVVRRNDQLREAIDKVAELHQRATNCSLSDTGSWTNQNAIFTKALRDMFPIAKAILQGALLRDECRGAHFKPEFAMPSLAEREPERRRVEAQAWCDRFAENSRRFLRSSIATCRGMDVHIEYEDIDTSLIPPRPRLYGLVGAEEIDQAWKERSASLAQRREVSASQ; encoded by the coding sequence ATGGCAGCGAGTAGAGTTGTAGTTGTGGGAGGTGGCTTGGCCGGATTAGCCGCCTCCATGAAATTGGCTGAACTGGGTATTGCTGTAGACTTAATCAGTTTGACACCAGTTAAACGCTCTCACAGCGTCTGTGCTCAAGGAGGAATCAATAGTTGCAACGATCAGACGCGTCAACTGGGCGACTCGGAGTGGAAGCATTTTGACGATACCATTTATGGCGGCGACTTTCTACAGCATCAGCCGCCAGTCAAGGAGATGTCTTATTGGGCACCAAAAGTTATCGACTTAATGGATCGCCTGGGAGTGCCTTTTAATCGCACTCAAGAGGGGTTTATCGATCGTCGTCGGTTCGGTGGAACTCTCTACAAGCGCACCGCCTTCGCAGGCGCAACGACCGGCCAGCAGTTGCTGTATGCGCTAGATGAGCAAGTGCGACGATGGGAAGTTGACGCCATGGTGCGCAAGTTCGAGTTCTGGGACTTCCTGGGGCCGGTGCTTGATGATGAGGGTCGTTGTGTCGGTGCTGTAGCACAGGACATGGTCTCCATGGAGATTCGAGCATTTCCCGCAGAAGCTACCATTGTGGCCTCGGGAGGATGTGGCTTGATCTATGGCCGCTCGACGATGTCTGTGTTTTGCAATGGCAGTGCCGCAAGTCGTTGTCTCCAAGTCGGTGCCAAGTACGGCAACGCCGAGTTCATTCAAGTGCATCCCACCGCCATACCGGGGGCTGACAAATTGCGGCTCATGAGCGAATCAGCTCGCGGTGAAGGTGGGCGTGTGTGGGTGCCGCGACAGCCTCAGGATAGCCGACCGCCCAAGTCGATCCCTGAGTCCGAACGCTACTATTTCTTGGAGGATCGCTACCCCAAGTATGGCAATTTGGTTCCGCGCGATATTGCCACACGCGAGATTTTTGATATCTGCGTCAACGAGGGGCTGAGCGTTGAGAGCCAGCGAATGTGTGTCTACTTGGATTTAACGCACATCGCACGGCCAGAGTTGGATCGCAAACTCGGCGGAATCTTGGATATCTACGAAAAGTTCCAGGGGGTGGATCCGCGCCAAGTGCCGATGAAAATCTTCCCGGCAGTGCACTATTCGATGGGTGGCCTGTGGGTGGATTATGCAAAGAGTAGCGACGGTGGGCTGCAAGCCGGTCACCCTCGGAATCAAGCCACCAACATTCCGGGACTGTACGCGATAGGCGAATGCGACTACCAATATCATGGGGCCAATCGCCTGGGAGCCAATTCGCTATTGAGCTGTATCTTCAGCGGGCTATTCGTCGGCCCGTGCATTGAGACCTACATTAACGGTCAGGCTAAAGCGGCGGTCGATTTGCGATCAAGTGTATATGAGCGAGCCGTGGCTCAGGAGCAACGTCGACACCAGCAATTGTTGGCTAACACGGGCGGTGAGAATCCGTATCTAATTCACCAAGAGTTGGGCGATGTCATGACTCGTGCAGCCACCGTCGTGCGCCGCAACGATCAATTGCGAGAAGCCATCGACAAGGTCGCCGAGCTTCACCAGCGGGCTACGAACTGTTCGCTGTCAGACACTGGCAGCTGGACGAACCAGAATGCGATTTTCACCAAGGCCTTGCGAGATATGTTTCCTATAGCCAAGGCGATTTTGCAGGGAGCGTTGTTGCGCGACGAATGTCGTGGAGCGCATTTCAAGCCCGAGTTTGCTATGCCTAGCTTGGCGGAACGAGAGCCGGAGCGGCGCCGGGTCGAGGCGCAGGCTTGGTGCGATCGGTTCGCGGAAAATAGCCGCAGATTCCTCAGGTCGTCAATTGCGACTTGCCGAGGAATGGATGTGCACATCGAATATGAAGATATAGATACGTCACTCATCCCGCCGCGTCCCAGATTGTATGGATTGGTTGGGGCGGAGGAGATCGACCAAGCGTGGAAAGAGCGCAGCGCCTCGCTGGCTCAGCGCCGCGAAGTATCCGCCAGTCAGTAA
- a CDS encoding succinate dehydrogenase cytochrome b558 subunit: protein MSVPQSTDFLGKHEFLIRRLHSLTGLIPVGAYMVVHLLVNASLVIGPGRFQFFVNQIHSLGRLLPLIEWVFIFLPILFHGLFGLWIIRTGRSNTASYPYLSNWRYSLQRASGMIAIVFIFGHVFHLHGWIHADWWRHGIAEPLGMANFRPYNAASTLAMALSGMVWPVFYVVGIVACVYHLANGLWTMGITWGIWVSPQAQRWASRACSLMGVGLLTVGLAALVSARRVDVDAARTIENQMYDAGVRSGQTTPAPEKRSKPQ from the coding sequence ATGAGTGTGCCTCAGTCCACCGATTTCTTGGGTAAGCATGAATTTCTAATCCGACGCCTGCATTCCCTAACAGGCTTGATCCCGGTGGGGGCCTACATGGTAGTCCATCTGCTGGTCAACGCCTCGCTGGTGATCGGACCTGGCAGGTTCCAGTTCTTCGTCAATCAAATTCACTCGCTGGGCAGACTGCTGCCGCTGATCGAGTGGGTGTTCATCTTTTTGCCTATTTTGTTTCATGGCTTGTTTGGATTGTGGATCATTCGTACCGGTCGGTCTAACACGGCCAGTTATCCCTATCTGTCGAATTGGCGCTATTCGCTTCAGCGGGCAAGCGGGATGATCGCTATTGTGTTTATCTTCGGGCACGTCTTTCACTTGCACGGCTGGATTCATGCTGATTGGTGGCGTCACGGCATCGCGGAGCCGTTGGGGATGGCGAATTTTCGCCCGTACAATGCGGCCAGTACGCTAGCGATGGCGCTCAGTGGCATGGTGTGGCCGGTCTTCTATGTGGTGGGAATAGTGGCCTGCGTGTACCACTTGGCCAACGGGCTTTGGACGATGGGAATTACCTGGGGGATCTGGGTCTCCCCTCAGGCTCAGCGCTGGGCTTCCAGAGCATGCAGCCTCATGGGCGTAGGCTTGTTGACGGTTGGCTTGGCGGCATTGGTCAGTGCCCGTCGCGTCGATGTCGACGCAGCTCGGACCATTGAAAATCAAATGTATGACGCGGGCGTGAGGTCTGGGCAAACCACACCCGCTCCAGAAAAACGATCCAAGCCCCAGTGA